In the genome of Hyphomicrobium sp. ghe19, the window CGCCTACGCTGGTTCGAATCCAGCCCTCTCCACCAACCTCCCATCTGCCCGTATCCGCAGGCGTCCAAAAGATTACTGAAAATCTGCAGCTTGTCTGGTTCATTTGAGTTTTCGCTTTACGGTCAATGGGGCCTGAGCGGCGATCACGAATAGGAACGAGAATAGGAACGTCGGGATACGGATTGCTTTTAGTGAGGTTTTTTGCGGTTATGTGAAGCCGCACTCGTAAGGCGTTCCCAATGCTTGAGCTTTTCGCCCTGTCGGCTCCGACTGTGGAACGGCGCGGGGTGAGCCGCTCGAATCGGAATTCTGCCCATCCTCGTGCGCGTCTGTAGGAAATCTACGGGTGCTGGCGTCCCTATCAAATGGTGCGGAATGATTTGGCTCACCAAGACGTTTCCATTTGGCGCGCACTGGTCGGCTGATGAGGATCGTTTCGTAGCGATGATGATGTCTCTCGCTTCGAATGGGACTGACGACTACCGGAAGGTTTTGATGGTCACTCTGGATGGTGAGCCCTTCAAGACCGAGCACGTCTATCTTCTTCTGCCGGAAGCCTGCAAACACCTCTTCCCCGGCTACGAGAAAGCGACCGTCCCGGCAGCAGTGACAAGTTTACTGGTGGGTGACCAGATAGAATTCGAACGACTGTTTGCCCCAGCGGCGGCTCTTGATTGAGGCGCCACATGACGCCCACCGATATCATCGCGACATACGCCGCTGTCGTGGCGACGGGCGTACTGCTTTGGGATGTCTACAAGTGGAGCAGGCGTTCTGCTGTCTGGTCGTGTCATGACCGACGCCTTACTTGTCGGTCCCGGCTTCTCGGGTGGTGGCTAGCGTTGGATTTCTCTCAACGTCGACAATCGTGGTCATCTCACCTGCACCGTCACGCACTCATTCGTCGACGGCTACGCAAATTGGTTTCAGAGAATTCGCGGCCGTTCTGTCTTCCAAGGCATAATCAACACCAATGGCACGCAGGGAAACATCGTGCCCCATGTTCTGGAACCCGGCACATCGTTTGTCGGCCTAGCTTTGCAAACTTCAGAGATCGAAGAACATTCACGCGCTGAATTCCTTTAAATTGGCATTCACCACTCCGGCTCTGAAAAGCCACTTCGCGTTCGAGTGAAACCGATCAAGCATCGCGAGAACAAATCCTAGAAAAGACTTACCTGAAATTCGTCGCGCATGGGCTTCGCTCTGTCGCCGCGCGCTGCCGTCGTCATGGCGGTGATCATGAACATGGCCGGTGCAATGTCTGGCACGGCAGTGGCAGCAACGGTTGGCGTCGGCATTGTCGACCCGAGCGCCATCACACTTCACGCCATCACGGCAGCGATGCCTAGTATCATTGCCTCTGGTGCTTTCGCGGCTTGGGCTGGATTGCCGATCGGCAAGTCACACGCTCTTCTCGCAGGCTTGGCGGGGGCAGCATTTGCCGGAGGTGGGTGGGAAGCGCTTGAATGCCAATGCTGGTCGAAGGTGATTTTGGGCCTACGACTTTCTCTTTTGCTGGGTGGTCTGGTTTCCTTCTTGATCGGTGTGATGATCATTCGCTTCACCCGGAACGACCCTGCGCTGACCACGCGACACGCGCCGCCTAAACGCGCGACGGGTTGTCGGCTCTCGACCTCTTCCCCCTCCCAAGGGAGTGCACTTTTGGCGGCATAGACAGCGTCCTCGTCAGCGGGGAACGACACACCTGCTTTAGAAAGATGTTTGGCTTATTTTCAATTTTACGTTCCCTGCGAGTAATTAAATTTGCGTGCCGCGTGAACGCGCGCAAAGCCTGTTCGTTGACCTGCTGAAGCAACACGCCTAGCGTCGTGGTAGGGTGTTGATCGTTGATGAGGTTGTCATGACCATCACGTATCGAACTGCCCGGCTCACAGCTGCATTTTTCGGATTGATAACGTTTTTCGCTTCGGCTGTTATTGGATTTTCGACGAACGCGCGATCAGCCGATGATGGTCAATGGACACTGCCGGGTAAAAATTATGCTTCAACTCGCTACAGCGAGCTGACGGACATAACCTCCGACAATGCCAAGGGTCTGCATCCGGTGTGGACATTTTCTACTGGCGTTCTCGGCGGCCACCAAGGGCAGCCCCTTGTCGTCAACAACACGATGTACGTCGTGACCCCCTATCCCAACGTTCTCTACGCTTTCGATTTGACGAAAGACGGCTACCCGCTGAAGTGGAAATACCGTCCGGCAATCAGCTCAAATGCGCTTGGCGTTGCGTGCTGCGATTCCATCAATCGTGGAGCGTCGTTTGTGGACGGACGGATTATTTACAATTTGCTTGATGGACACACGGTCTGCATCGACGCGGAAACCGGCAAAGAGATTTGGAAGACGAAGATCGCCGATATGGGGCAAGGCGAAACAACGCCGATGGCTCCTCTTGTGATCAAAGATCGTGTCATCGTCGGTGCTTCGGGCGGGGAGTTCGGGATTTACGGGTGGCTCAAAGGACTAGACACAAAAACGGGAGAAATCGTCTGGACCGGGCACAACATGGGACCGGATTCCGACATGTTGGCGAAGCCGGGAACATTCAAGCCGCACTACGTCAAGGACGCAGAAAATATCGGCACCAAGAGCTGGGATGGTGACACTTGGCAAACGGGCGGTGGGCCCGTCTGGGGCTGGATTTCGTACGACCCCGAACTCGACCTGCTCTATTACGGGTCTGGCAATCCTTCCCCCTATAACGCCGAACAGCGATTGGGAGACAATAATTGGACCGCCAGCATAATCGCGCGCCGACCGTCCGACGGATCGCTGATCTGGGCCTATCAAGTCACACCACACGACGGCTGGGACTATGACGCAACTTCGGCGGTGGTTCTCGCCGACTTGGCTATTGAAGGTCAGCAGAGAAAGGTATTGGTCCAATTCAACAAGAACGGTTTTCAATATACGCTCGACCGTGCAACGGGAGAATTGCTGTCGGCAAAGCCGTACGTCGATGTGAATTGGGCGACAAGTGTCGACCTAGCGACAGGGCGTCCCGCGTTCGTTGCGGATAAGCAGACGGGGGCCTCGAAGGGCCTCGTTAAAAACGTGTGTCCGAGCCTTGAAGGCGGGGTCAGCCCTGCAGCTCCGCCTGCCTATTCGCCGAAGCTCGGGTTGTTCTTCACGTCGGTCAATAATCTCTGCATGGATTATGCAGCGACGCCGGCGGCGCGCTTCGCCGGCACGCCATTCATCGGCGGAAACACGCCCTACCATGTCGGGCCCGCAGGTAAGAACCTCGGCGGGTTCATTGCTTGGGATGCGGGGAGCGGCAAGCGGGTTTGGGAAACGAAAGAAGAGTTTCTTTCATGGAGCGGCGCGCTCGTGACAGCCGGTGACGTCGCTTTTTACGGGACGCTCGACGGTTGGTTCAAATCCGTAAACGCCAAGACGGGTGAAGTGCTGTCGAGGTTTAAAATCGGCTCGGGCATTGTCGGCAACCCGATCACTTATCGCGGCCCTGACGGTAAGCAATACGTCGCGGTTTATGCCGGTATCGGCGGAGACTTGGCTTTATTTGCCAATGATACCTCAGCTGATGCTACCGACGTGCGCCCGCCCGCCGACTTCATGCCGGACCTCGCACGCCATACGAGTCACGGCGGAATCGTTTGGATATTCGGTCTTTGACGCGGTGGTCGCGCGATGCGATTGAACCGGGAGAAAGCTATGAATAAGACAATCGCACCGGTCGTCGCTGCGGGGGCGATGGCTTTGTTCGCAATACAGATTGGTTTAGCGACGGCCGCTGACGAAAAAGCGCCCAAGGCTCAATCCGGCACGTCGGAAAACATCCCGCCGGCAATCCGATACGAATCTCATATTGCAGCCGGCGGGGCGCCGCCCGTGGGAGGAAAGCTCGTCAATCCTTTTTCCGGCAACAGTAAGGTTGCGGCGGCTGGCGAGCAGATGTTTTCGGCCATGAACTGTGACGGATGTCACGGTGGAGGAGCGACTGGTTTCGCCGCTCCTAGTCTCGCTGACGGGCGCTGGCGTTATGGCGGCGAAGAGGATGAACTTTTTCAGACGATCTATTTCGGCAGACCGAAAGGTATGCCTGCGTTTGGCGGACTGATGTCCGCTGACGACGTATGGACAGTCGTGACTTATCTCAAATCCCTTCCCGTTCCCGACGACGAGCCAACGGAATCCTGGGTTGGGAAATAATGCGAGAAATGATGCTTTGAAAGGCTGCTGCTCTAGAGCTACGACCTCAAAGCCGTGCGTTTAGCCACGACGCGCACGCTTCTTTGCTCGCAATTTCATCGGCTCCGCGTTCAGTTTTTCGTCTTCCAGCCTCGAGACCAAGACGCAACGGTTGCGCGGCGGCTTTGATGTTGTTACAAAAGTGAGGCGCTAGACGGCTAGCGTCACTCCCATACAATTCCCGGGGACGACCCCATCTCAACTTGGAGATGGCGGTGTTGCGCGTTTATGCATTGGCCGATTGGCTAGCCTCCTGCTTATCGCGGGAGCGAACGATGCCGGCTAGTTTGCGACGCTACGGCGTGGCCGATTTAAAATTCCGCATCCTTCGGGGGACCGAGCTGAACCGTCCCGTCATCGGACATTTTGTCGACGCGCCTTACGGATCCCTCTTGCACGAACGGGGACGGTGGTATCGCAGGAGGCCGGCATGACATTGCGTCAAAACTTTTGTCTAGATCTGGATTGGAATCTCCTCAAAATATTCTACGGCATCGTGGAAGCGAATGGCGTGTCATCCGCTGCAAACGTCTTATGGAGAAAGCAGTCCACGCTTAGCCTCGCCCTCCAAAGGCTTGAAAAGCAACTCGGCAAAACCCTGTGCCATCGCGGGCCTGCCGGTTTCGAGCTGACTGATGAGGGACGGATTCTGTACGACTGCGTGAGCGAAGTTTATGCGAAGTTTGACCGCATTCCGGACAGCTTCGATAATGCATCGAGCGACCTTCGGGGTCGACTTCGACTCTCTACCATTAGCAACTTCATCGACGCGAAATTTGATAAGCTTCTGGTCGCATACAGCACGTTATGTCCACTTGTTGAACTCCAGATCAAAGTGGCTCCATGGGAAACGGTGTCTTTGGCAGTGCTTCGAAACGAGGTTGATGTAGGTATCACTGCGGTTCATACGAAACACACAGAGCTGCGATACGAGTTTCTGACGCGTGAAGTGCATTTAGTGTATTGCGGGAAGCGCCATCACCTTTTCGGGACTTCGGTTGATTCCGTCGAGTCTTTGTCAGACGAGCCGTTGATTTTAACGGGGGCCGATGAGCCGGACGCTCTGGCCAATTATAGGTTGCGCCACGGGCTTGGGAAACGCATTGCAGCGTCAACGCCCAATCTGGAAGAGGCAAAGCGGCTCGCCGTTCTCGGATTGGGAGTTTGTCTGCTCCCTGAACGTATGGCTGCAGGAGACGTGAAAAAGGGAACTCTTCGTCCCCTGACTCCTAAATCGTTGGGCACCGGATGCGATATCTATGCGGTTTCAAACAAGCATGCGCCGAAGCGGCTTGTGACCGAAATCTTCATGGAAGAAGTGGGCCGGAAGCTCAAGCACGGCGCTCAAATCTTGTCCGAGCAAAAGGACGAGAATCCCTAGTTCAGCGTTACTTGCGAGCGATAGAATTCAGATTTGCCGGGCGCGTTCCTATCCGACCTTCCCGGACAAGCATCGGCCTACTCAATGCATAAAATAGTTTGAAGGGAGGTCACTAGGCCGCGTCCCTATGATCTCCTATTGCGGGTCTTTGCATCTTGTGCGTCGAGGTGCGGGTCCGTCAAAAAAAGAACATATAGGGAGACGGGATGTCGGAGATGGCATTAACGGCCGCACCGGAAGTGTCCGAATCTACGGGCACGATGCGCCGCACATTGAATTGGAAGCATGCGTTTTGGATTGCGTCCGGCACGCCGGTGCTGGTGCTGTTCTCTATCGGCGCCGTTGCATCCGCCGCGGGCAATATCTCGTCCGCTGTATGGATGCTGTCGATGCTCATCGGCTTTGTCCAGTGTTTTACTTATGCGGAAATCTCGGGCCTTTTTCCGAAAAAGTCCGGCGGAGCCTCCGTCTACGGTGCCATTGCCTGGGTTCCCTATGGCAAAATGCTAGGGCCAATTTCTGTTTGGGCAAACTGGTTCTCTTGGTCGCCCGTTCTCGCGATCGGTTCAGGACTTGCCGCAGGCTACGTCCTAAATCTGCTGTTTCCCGCTGATTCTGTAATCAGAACTTGGCAGATCACATTATTCGATCTGAACTTCATTAAAGACGGTGTCGTTGTCCGACTCAACGCGACTTTTTTTCTCGGTTTGGCGTTGATGCTCACAGTTTTCGCGATTCAACATCGCGGAATTTTAAAAGCGGCGCGTGTGCAGATGATTGTCGCCGTCGCTGTGCTGCTGCCGCTTTTGCTGATTGGGATCGTGCCGCTGATCACGGGTGACGTGCGTTCGGAAAACTTCACGCCCTTTGTGCCTCTTATCCAAAACGCCTCCGGACAGCCAGTAAATGGCGCCTGGGACATGGTTGGAATCACGACTTTGATGGCCTGTCTGTTGCTGGCAGCGTGGTCAACCTATCCATTCGAGACGGCGGTTTGCTATGTGAGCGAGTTTAAGAACCCGGGATACGATACTGTTCGGGCGCTGGTGTATTCTGGCCTGCTATGCATCGCGTTCTACACGCTCGTTCCCATCGCATTTCAAGGATATCTGGGCCTCAACGGTCTTCTCGACCCAGCAATTTACGATGGCACCGGTGTGGGCAAAGTGATGACCCAGATGATCGGTGCAGGACCCATCCTGGGCAATATCGTCATCGCAACGTTGACATTATCGATCTGTCTGGTGGTGATGACCGCGATGGCCGGCTCATCACGCACGCTCTATCAAGGTTCCCACGATGGTTGGCTGCCCAAGTATCTCTCGCGGGTCAATGGTCACGGTGCTCCAGTAGCGGCGATGTGGACGGACCTCGTGTTCAACGCTGCGCTTCTGTCGATATCGGATTACGTTTTTCTCATCGTCCTCGCTAACACGACCTATATGGTCTTCGTGTTCCTCAATCTGCAGGCCGGATGGCTTCATCGCATTGATCGCCCAAACCAAGAGCGGCCTTATCGTGCACCGGCTTGGCTGCTGGCCGTAGGCGCAGGCTGTGGCTTCCTCAATCTTCTCATCATGGGTTGGGGTGCGGACTTCTGGGGGCAGCGCGTTCTACTGACCAGTCTTGTTATCGTTGCTGGTATCATCCCCATTTTTGCCTACCGCCATTATGTGACCGACGGGGGGAGTTTCCCGCGTTGGATGCAAGATGACCTGGAGGAAAGAGGCAAGCCAATCGCTCGTCGCGCCGGCCTGTTGCCTTACATAACGTTACTTGCTGGCGGTTTGACGATCTACGCCGGACACCTACTGGCGGCTTACAATCAACCTTGACGATCAGTGAGTCAGAAATCGGTGAGGTGCCGCGGCTAAGAACCATGGCACCTCGCCATCCGATTTCGCGGATATTCGAGGAGCAAACTTCAGGGCGCCGCACGCCTCATTGCGCAGCAGTTGAATAATCGCAGTCATTTTTGAGAGCGGCAGAGGAGATTGCTCTGTCGGCAAGCCTACTCGCTCTAGAGCTGCGCAAGGTCTTTGCGATGTCGATGGATGCGCGTTTGCGGGAGTTCCATCCATTGAAATAAGCAATGCTTTCGATTGATATTTCGAGAGTGTTTATAATTTGCGATTTGCGGAATCCTTATCGTCACAACTTGTTTCGAAGGGAACACGAAATGACCGACGATAGGAAGAGTGGTGATGGCGGCGGCCACCACAAGCACAGACATCATCTACATGGGGTGAAACGCGAAGATACGCATGGCGCGAAGAGCATGGAGACGTTGTCTCGCATCTCCCAGATCAAGCAGGACGAAGAAGTGTCTCGATCACTTCAGTACGGGCTCGAGGCGGCCTCATCCGTCGTCGATCGCAACATCTCGTTGTTCAGCCGTGGCCATCAGCCGGCGTTCGCCGGCATCAATACCTTCATGAAGGCGCCGTACTGCGAAGACATCCGCAAGATCGGCGACTACCAGGCGGCTTTTGTCGGCGCGCCCTTCGACTCGGCGACGACCTACAGGCCCGGTACGCGCTTTGGGCCGCAAGCCGTTCGCCGGATCTCGGCGCTCTACGACGGCTACTGGTTCGATGGCGGTGTCGATATCTATGAGGAACTCGATCTCTGCGACGCCGGCGACATCTTCGTCATTCCGGGCAACATCGAGAAGACGTTCGACCAGGTGACGAAGGCCGTTTCGCACATTTACACGTCGGGCGTTTTCCCGATCATCTGCGGCGGCGATCACAGCTTGGGCTTCCCCAACGTGCGGGGCATTGCTCCGCATATCGACGGCAATGTCGGCATCATCCACATCGACCGGCACATCGATATCCAAGAGAAGGATATGGATGAGCGTATGCACACGACGCCTTGGTTCTGGACGACGAACGAGGGAACGCACACCTCGCATCGCGACCATAGCCACATGCACGATGTCGGTTTGCCCAACTGCCATCCGAAGAATCTCGTGCAGATCGGCATCGGCGGCTGGTACGGCAATCGTCCGGGAACGGCGGTTGCGAAGCGCCGCGGAACGAGCGTGCTGACGATGCACGACGTGCAGCATTTCGGCCCGAAGAAGGCCGCCGAAATTGCGCTCGAGATGGCCTGGGAAGGCTGCAAGGCGGTCTACCTGTCGTTCGATATCGACTCGATCGATCCGGGGTTTGCACCCGGCACCGGTTCGCCGGAGCCCGGCGGGCTGCTGCCGCGCGAAGCTTTCGAGATGATCCACACGATCGCAGCCGAAGGCTTATGCGGCATGGAAGTCGTCGAGGTGTCGCCGCCGTACGACGTCAACGACAACACCGCGCAGCTCGCCTGCCGGGTCGTGCTCGATGTGCTTGGAACTCTGGTGGCGAATGGCAAGCTCGGCCATCGCAGCAAAGTCATGAAATAGGAGGGCGTACGATGAGACATTCACGCGTGCAAAACGTTCTAAAGGCCATCGGCGCGGGCTCGATCCTGATGGTGGTTGCGGCCGCTCCAGCCTCGGCTCACGTCGGGCTCGGTGCGGTCCACACGTTCAGTCAGGGCTTTCTGCATCCGATGAGCGGCATCGACCATATCATCGCAATGGTGGCGGTCGGCCTTTATGCAGCGAAGCTTGGCGGACGGGCGCTTTGGCTCGTACCATTGGCATTTGTCGGCACAATGATCTTCGGCGGCGTGTTGGGTTACTATGGGTGGCCGCTGCCCATGGTCGAGGCTGGCATCGGCCTTTCAGTTGTCGTCATGAGCATGGCAATCGCTCTTGGTGTGCGCCTGCCAACCGTTGCGGCGATGACGCTTGTCGGAACCTTTGCACTTTTCCACGGGCACGCGCACGGCAATGAAGGTGCAGGCCTCGCCATTGCATTCTTGCCGTACGCAGTTGGCTTTGTCGTCGCGACGGCCCTGCTTCACGCTTCTGGACTCGCTCTCGGGGCCAGCTTCAATCGCCTCGGCGCAGCGCAATCGAGCCTTTTGAATAAGATTGCGGGCAGCTTCGGGACGATTGCTGGAATATCCCTATTAATGGGGCTTCTGGCAGCCTAGTGTTTGTAGTTGTCGCGGGCGCGGAATTAAATTGCGTCTGCAGATGTCACCGCTTCCTGATGCGGCAATTGTCGATACGAGGCAACAACCAACGTTTGAGTGAGCCTCGACAAGTCTTCGGTTGCTCAAGAAGTCGTTTGTGCAACGAGTGATGTGCGCGAACTGGGCTGGGAGCCGACGCTCCCAGCCATTTTCA includes:
- a CDS encoding inorganic phosphate transporter produces the protein MGFALSPRAAVVMAVIMNMAGAMSGTAVAATVGVGIVDPSAITLHAITAAMPSIIASGAFAAWAGLPIGKSHALLAGLAGAAFAGGGWEALECQCWSKVILGLRLSLLLGGLVSFLIGVMIIRFTRNDPALTTRHAPPKRATGCRLSTSSPSQGSALLAA
- a CDS encoding PQQ-dependent dehydrogenase, methanol/ethanol family — protein: MTITYRTARLTAAFFGLITFFASAVIGFSTNARSADDGQWTLPGKNYASTRYSELTDITSDNAKGLHPVWTFSTGVLGGHQGQPLVVNNTMYVVTPYPNVLYAFDLTKDGYPLKWKYRPAISSNALGVACCDSINRGASFVDGRIIYNLLDGHTVCIDAETGKEIWKTKIADMGQGETTPMAPLVIKDRVIVGASGGEFGIYGWLKGLDTKTGEIVWTGHNMGPDSDMLAKPGTFKPHYVKDAENIGTKSWDGDTWQTGGGPVWGWISYDPELDLLYYGSGNPSPYNAEQRLGDNNWTASIIARRPSDGSLIWAYQVTPHDGWDYDATSAVVLADLAIEGQQRKVLVQFNKNGFQYTLDRATGELLSAKPYVDVNWATSVDLATGRPAFVADKQTGASKGLVKNVCPSLEGGVSPAAPPAYSPKLGLFFTSVNNLCMDYAATPAARFAGTPFIGGNTPYHVGPAGKNLGGFIAWDAGSGKRVWETKEEFLSWSGALVTAGDVAFYGTLDGWFKSVNAKTGEVLSRFKIGSGIVGNPITYRGPDGKQYVAVYAGIGGDLALFANDTSADATDVRPPADFMPDLARHTSHGGIVWIFGL
- a CDS encoding c-type cytochrome, encoding MNKTIAPVVAAGAMALFAIQIGLATAADEKAPKAQSGTSENIPPAIRYESHIAAGGAPPVGGKLVNPFSGNSKVAAAGEQMFSAMNCDGCHGGGATGFAAPSLADGRWRYGGEEDELFQTIYFGRPKGMPAFGGLMSADDVWTVVTYLKSLPVPDDEPTESWVGK
- a CDS encoding LysR family transcriptional regulator encodes the protein MTLRQNFCLDLDWNLLKIFYGIVEANGVSSAANVLWRKQSTLSLALQRLEKQLGKTLCHRGPAGFELTDEGRILYDCVSEVYAKFDRIPDSFDNASSDLRGRLRLSTISNFIDAKFDKLLVAYSTLCPLVELQIKVAPWETVSLAVLRNEVDVGITAVHTKHTELRYEFLTREVHLVYCGKRHHLFGTSVDSVESLSDEPLILTGADEPDALANYRLRHGLGKRIAASTPNLEEAKRLAVLGLGVCLLPERMAAGDVKKGTLRPLTPKSLGTGCDIYAVSNKHAPKRLVTEIFMEEVGRKLKHGAQILSEQKDENP
- a CDS encoding APC family permease, with protein sequence MSEMALTAAPEVSESTGTMRRTLNWKHAFWIASGTPVLVLFSIGAVASAAGNISSAVWMLSMLIGFVQCFTYAEISGLFPKKSGGASVYGAIAWVPYGKMLGPISVWANWFSWSPVLAIGSGLAAGYVLNLLFPADSVIRTWQITLFDLNFIKDGVVVRLNATFFLGLALMLTVFAIQHRGILKAARVQMIVAVAVLLPLLLIGIVPLITGDVRSENFTPFVPLIQNASGQPVNGAWDMVGITTLMACLLLAAWSTYPFETAVCYVSEFKNPGYDTVRALVYSGLLCIAFYTLVPIAFQGYLGLNGLLDPAIYDGTGVGKVMTQMIGAGPILGNIVIATLTLSICLVVMTAMAGSSRTLYQGSHDGWLPKYLSRVNGHGAPVAAMWTDLVFNAALLSISDYVFLIVLANTTYMVFVFLNLQAGWLHRIDRPNQERPYRAPAWLLAVGAGCGFLNLLIMGWGADFWGQRVLLTSLVIVAGIIPIFAYRHYVTDGGSFPRWMQDDLEERGKPIARRAGLLPYITLLAGGLTIYAGHLLAAYNQP
- a CDS encoding agmatinase family protein, producing the protein METLSRISQIKQDEEVSRSLQYGLEAASSVVDRNISLFSRGHQPAFAGINTFMKAPYCEDIRKIGDYQAAFVGAPFDSATTYRPGTRFGPQAVRRISALYDGYWFDGGVDIYEELDLCDAGDIFVIPGNIEKTFDQVTKAVSHIYTSGVFPIICGGDHSLGFPNVRGIAPHIDGNVGIIHIDRHIDIQEKDMDERMHTTPWFWTTNEGTHTSHRDHSHMHDVGLPNCHPKNLVQIGIGGWYGNRPGTAVAKRRGTSVLTMHDVQHFGPKKAAEIALEMAWEGCKAVYLSFDIDSIDPGFAPGTGSPEPGGLLPREAFEMIHTIAAEGLCGMEVVEVSPPYDVNDNTAQLACRVVLDVLGTLVANGKLGHRSKVMK
- a CDS encoding HupE/UreJ family protein, which produces MRHSRVQNVLKAIGAGSILMVVAAAPASAHVGLGAVHTFSQGFLHPMSGIDHIIAMVAVGLYAAKLGGRALWLVPLAFVGTMIFGGVLGYYGWPLPMVEAGIGLSVVVMSMAIALGVRLPTVAAMTLVGTFALFHGHAHGNEGAGLAIAFLPYAVGFVVATALLHASGLALGASFNRLGAAQSSLLNKIAGSFGTIAGISLLMGLLAA